The genomic window ATTTTTTATTAAAGTGCCGTTTTATGTTTACTTACCAACATGGTTACAGCGGCAAGGTATGACGACGAATAAGCGCACAGCAAAAGCGACTCAAGAGTCTTTACACAGTATTTTTACCATTCCAGAAGCACCTGATTCGACATTGGGGCTGATCGAAAAAGAAATATCAGAAAATCTTGCTGGTTTTTTAGGTAATCATATTGCTGCTAAAGAACGTGCCTTAAGCGAAATTGAAAAAGATTTCGCTAGCTCGGCTATTCCCGAAGAACCTAGTTTTGTCTCTGATCATACTCGCCATATTTTAGATAAAGTTGTTGCACAATCAGTGCATACATCAAGCCCAAGTTTTATTGGTCATATGACCTCAGCTTTACCTTACTTTATTTTACCGCTTTCTAAATTGATGGTGGGTTTAAATCAAAATTTAGTCAAAATTGAGACATCAAAAGCATTTACCCCACTTGAACGTCAAGTGCTAGGTATGATGCATCGTTTGGTTTATAAAGATAATGACCATTTTTATGAGCAATGGATGCACAGTGCTAACCATTCATTAGGTGCCTTCTGTTCTGGTGGCACTGTCGCCAATTTAACGGCCTTTTGGGTAGCGCGTAATAATTTGTTGAAAGCTGATGGTGATTTCAAAGGTATTGCACGAGAAGGCTTATTTAACGCATTAAAACATTATAAATATGATGGCTTAGTGATTTTAGTGTCTGACCGTGGCCATTATTCATTAAAGAAGTCTGCTGATATCCTAGGGATTGGTCAGGACAGCGTGATATCAATTCCTACCGATGGCCATAACCGCATTGATTGCCAGAAATTACGTGAAAAATGCCTTGAGTTGAAACAAAGAAACATCCGCGTATTAAGTATTGTTGGCGTTGCTGGTACGACAGAAACAGGTAACATTGATCCATTAGATAAAATGGCTGATATTGCTGAAGAGTTTCAAACACACTTTCATGTCGATGCAGCATGGGGTGGCGCGACATTATTATCAAATAAATACCGTCCACTGCTTAAGGGAATTGAACGCGCTGATTCAGTAACTATCGATGCTCACAAGCAAATGTATGTGCCCATGGGCGCAGGCCTTGTGGTGTTTAAAAATCCGGCTTCTGTGGCTTCTATTGAACACCATGCCGAATATATTTTACGTAAAGGTTCAAAAGATTTAGGCTCTCATACCTTGGAGGGATCAAGACCCGGTATGGCGATGTTGGTTTATGCAAGCTTACATATTATCAGTCGACCTGGTTATGAAATGTTGATTAACCAAGGAATTGACAGAGCACGGTATTTTGCAGAACGCATTAATCAGCATGCTGACTTTGAGTTAATAACTGAACCAGAGTTATGTTTATTAACCTATCGCTACAATCCAAAAGCGGTTCAAAACTTATTAGCAAATAGTTCAGCAGAACAACAAGATAAGATTAATGATTTACTCGATGACCTGACTAAATTTATTCAAAAACGTCAACGTGAAAATGGTAAATCATTTGTTTCACGTACGCGTATTGAAGTGCAGCGTTATCAAGGTCGAAAAACGGTGGTTTTTCGTGTTGTATTGGCGAATCCATTAACCTCCAATGAAATTCTTAATGATGTGCTAGTGGAGCAACTTGAATTGGCT from Colwellia sp. PAMC 20917 includes these protein-coding regions:
- the panP gene encoding pyridoxal-dependent aspartate 1-decarboxylase PanP — translated: MTTNKRTAKATQESLHSIFTIPEAPDSTLGLIEKEISENLAGFLGNHIAAKERALSEIEKDFASSAIPEEPSFVSDHTRHILDKVVAQSVHTSSPSFIGHMTSALPYFILPLSKLMVGLNQNLVKIETSKAFTPLERQVLGMMHRLVYKDNDHFYEQWMHSANHSLGAFCSGGTVANLTAFWVARNNLLKADGDFKGIAREGLFNALKHYKYDGLVILVSDRGHYSLKKSADILGIGQDSVISIPTDGHNRIDCQKLREKCLELKQRNIRVLSIVGVAGTTETGNIDPLDKMADIAEEFQTHFHVDAAWGGATLLSNKYRPLLKGIERADSVTIDAHKQMYVPMGAGLVVFKNPASVASIEHHAEYILRKGSKDLGSHTLEGSRPGMAMLVYASLHIISRPGYEMLINQGIDRARYFAERINQHADFELITEPELCLLTYRYNPKAVQNLLANSSAEQQDKINDLLDDLTKFIQKRQRENGKSFVSRTRIEVQRYQGRKTVVFRVVLANPLTSNEILNDVLVEQLELAQESETFLPDLLSLT